In Elephas maximus indicus isolate mEleMax1 chromosome 7, mEleMax1 primary haplotype, whole genome shotgun sequence, the following proteins share a genomic window:
- the LOC126079296 gene encoding olfactory receptor 5AL1-like, which yields MAKGNHSEVTQFILLGLTDNPDLQVILFSVFLVIYLISVLGNLGLIVLIQISPQLHTPMYFFLIHLAFVDFSFTSSVTPNTLVNFLCEVKSITFYACATQVCCFITFVVCEVYLLSIMAYDWYVAICNPLLYVVLMPRKLCIQLVASTYIYGFTVGLVQTVMTFCLSFCDSSMVNHFYCDDVPLVALACSDTQVKELMLLILAGFNTLFSLLIVLISYGFIVLAILRIHSVEGRQKAFSTCVSHLTAITIFYGTLIFMYLQPKSSHSLNTDKFASVFYVVVIPMLNPLIYSLRNQEVKNALKRNMEKLCLAIR from the coding sequence ATGGCCAAAGGCAACCATTCAGAGGTGACTCAATTCATCCTTTTGGGACTCACAGATAACCCAGACCTTCAAGTCATTCTCTTTAGTGTCTTCCTAGTGATCTACTTAATTAGTGTCCTGGGTAATCTTGGTTTGATTGTGCTAATCCAAATCAGCCCTCAGCTTCACacacccatgtatttttttctcatacacctggcttttgttgatttttcttttacttcatctgtcACCCCAAACACCTTAGTGAACTTTTTGTGTGAAGTTAAAAGTATAACATTTTATGCGTGTGCCACCCAGGTGTGTTGCTTTATCACGTTTGTAGTTTGTGAAGTCTACTTGCTCTCAATCATGGCATATGATTGGTATGTTGCCATCTGCAACCCTTTACTCTATGTCGTTCTCATGCCTAGGAAACTTTGTATTCAGCTGGTTGCTAGCACATATATTTATGGTTTTACTGTGGGTCTTGTACAGACAGTGATGAcattctgtttgtctttttgtgactccaGTATGGTCAACCACTTCTACTGTGACGATGTTCCTTTGGTTGCTTTGGCCTGCTCTGACACTCAAGTCAAAGAGCTGATGTTATTAATCCTTGCTGGGTTCAATACACTTTTCTCTCTACTGATTGTGTTAATTTCCTATGGCTTCATTGTCCTAGCCATCCTTAGGATCCACTCTGTTGAaggaagacagaaagccttttccacctgtgtGTCCCACCTGACCGCCATCACAATATTTTATGGGACCCTTATTTTTATGTACCTCCAGCCCAAGTCAAGCCATTCTCTGAACACAGATAAATTTGCCTCGGTGTTTTATGTAGTGGTGATTCCCATGCTAAACCCACTGATCTATAGCTTGAGAAACCAGGAGGTAAAAAATGCGCTGAAGAGAAATATGGAAAAGTTGTGTTTGGCTATCAGATAA